The following are encoded in a window of Apium graveolens cultivar Ventura unplaced genomic scaffold, ASM990537v1 ctg7620, whole genome shotgun sequence genomic DNA:
- the LOC141704253 gene encoding uncharacterized protein LOC141704253: protein MAATYLHRRHERENYIPHHGGCIINHSMINRNREEGHTRLYHDYFSHTHTYIETQFRRGFRMRKSLFLRIEQAVVAHDNYFIQRSDDVGVRGLSSLQKVTAALRMLAYGTTADSVDDYARIGESTTIESLKRFVKSIVEVFGAEYLRRPNNEDVSRLLVENGKRGFPEILGSIDCIHWKWKNYPNGWQGMYMGHVHEPTIIFEAIASKDLWIWHSFFGLPGSLNDINVLDRSLLFEELAEGRGPQVKYTINGNKYNMGYYLVDGIYTSWPIFVKIITKSQCNKRKYFATAQESIRKDVERAFGVLQSRFAKVRGPSRFWDVETMKYIMTTCITLHNMIIEDKRELQLEEQFDTNVEIPTDILNRNHPNTFREFIEVHAQIRDKQDHIQLQNDLIEHLWQVHGGDMN, encoded by the coding sequence ATGGCTGCCACTTACCTTCATCGGCGACATGAAAGAGAGAACTATATCCCACATCACGGTGGTTGTATAATAAATCATAGTATGATTAATCGTAACAGGGAAGAAGGTCACACTAGATTATATCATGATTATTTTTCTCATACACATACATACATAGAAACACAATTTCGTCGAGGATTTCGAATGCGTAAATCATTGTTTTTACGAATTGAACAAGCGGTTGTAGCACATGATAACTATTTTATTCAACGAAGTGATGATGTGGGAGTTCGTGGATTATCATCACTTCAGAAAGTGACAGCTGCACTTCGAATGCTTGCATATGGAACTACAGCTGATTCCGTAGATGATTATGCACGTATTGGCGAGAGTACAACTATTGAGAGTTTAAAACGATTTGTTAAATCGATTGTCGAAGTATTTGGAGCAGAATATTTGAGACGACCAAATAATGAAGATGTGTCTAGATTATTGGTAGAGAATGGAAAAAGAGGATTTCCTGAAATATTGGGAAGTATCGATTGTATTCACTGGAAGTGGAAAAATTATCCAAATGGTTGGCAAGGTATGTATATGGGTCATGTTCATGAACCAACAATTATTTTTGAAGCAATAGCTTCCAAAGATTTGTGGATTTGGCATTCTTTTTTTGGGTTGCCGGGATCGTTGAATGACATCAATGTATTAGATCGATCTCTTCTATTCGAAGAATTGGCAGAAGGGCGCGGACCTCAAGTGAAGTATACTATCAATGGAAATAAATATAACATGGGATATTATCTTGTTGATGGAATATATACTTCTTGGCCAATATTTGTCAAGATTATTACAAAATCTCAATgtaacaaaagaaaatattttgcaACTGCACAAGAATCTATTAGAAAAGATGTGGAAAGAGCATTTGGAGTGTTACAATCTCGATTTGCAAAGGTTCGCGGTCCATCACGGTTTTGGGATGTGGAGACAATGAAATATATTATGACAACTTGTATAACATTGCACAACATGATCATCGAAGATAAAAGGGAATTACAATTAGAAGAACAGTTTGACACAAATGTTGAAATACCAACTGATATTCTGAATCGCAATCATCCAAATACCTTTAGAGAATTCATAGAGGTGCATGCCCAAATTCGAGACAAACAAGATCATATTCAATTGCAAAATGATCTGATTGAGCATCTTTGGCAAGTCCATGGCGGTGAcatgaattaa